Proteins encoded by one window of Thermodesulfovibrionales bacterium:
- a CDS encoding cytochrome c encodes MIKAIVTLAILSILFLVVITAVTGTPDGSILFTRERCINCHTFKGKGAAVGPDLTDVTKRRSDEWIRDQIRTPRSHSPNPGMPPHEKLSKRQIKALIKYLKS; translated from the coding sequence ATGATCAAAGCGATCGTAACCTTGGCTATCCTCTCCATCCTCTTCCTTGTCGTCATCACGGCTGTCACGGGCACCCCTGACGGGTCTATCCTTTTCACGAGAGAACGCTGCATAAATTGTCACACGTTCAAAGGAAAGGGTGCCGCGGTCGGACCCGACCTTACGGATGTTACGAAGAGGCGAAGCGATGAATGGATCAGAGACCAGATAAGAACTCCCCGGTCTCATTCCCCCAATCCGGGGATGCCACCCCATGAGAAGCTGTCGAAAAGGCAGATAAAGGCCCTCATAAAATATTTGAAGTCATAG
- a CDS encoding M28 family peptidase, protein MMENIETNLRATVKYLSEEIGQRSYLDLKKLNSSSDFIEERFRLYGCAVERQPFTYEGNTYYNIIGGVDSRRDMREGTLVIGAHYDTVVGTPGADDNASGVAGLLELARLLSSSPAQGNISFVAFSLEEPPVFLTSRMGSHVYAESLHSREVEVRGMISLEMLGYYCDSEGCQYYPSSLFKLRYPDRGNFIAFVGNRSSRAFTQRLKKAFMAVSSLPVESLNTFSFVPGVDFSDHRSFWKFGYPAFMITDTAFYRNPNYHGPADMPETLDYKKMADLVAGLFKALMQL, encoded by the coding sequence ATGATGGAGAATATAGAGACCAATCTCAGGGCGACCGTCAAATACCTCTCAGAGGAAATCGGACAGCGGAGCTATCTCGATCTGAAAAAGCTGAACAGCTCTTCTGACTTTATCGAAGAGCGATTTCGTCTCTACGGTTGTGCCGTGGAAAGACAGCCCTTCACCTATGAAGGCAATACCTACTACAACATTATCGGAGGGGTGGACAGTCGAAGGGATATGAGAGAGGGTACGCTCGTGATAGGCGCACACTACGACACCGTTGTCGGCACACCCGGCGCGGACGACAATGCAAGCGGGGTGGCAGGTCTCCTCGAACTCGCGCGACTTCTCTCCTCAAGTCCGGCTCAAGGGAATATCTCTTTCGTCGCCTTCAGTCTGGAAGAGCCCCCCGTTTTTCTTACGTCGAGGATGGGGAGTCACGTCTATGCCGAAAGCCTTCATAGTCGGGAGGTAGAGGTTCGCGGGATGATTTCCCTTGAAATGCTCGGATACTACTGTGATTCAGAAGGCTGCCAGTATTATCCTTCTTCGCTTTTCAAATTACGGTATCCCGACAGGGGCAATTTTATCGCCTTTGTCGGAAACAGGTCATCACGGGCATTCACACAGCGACTGAAAAAGGCTTTTATGGCCGTATCTTCGCTACCCGTAGAATCCCTGAACACCTTCTCTTTTGTGCCCGGAGTCGATTTCTCAGATCACCGGAGCTTCTGGAAGTTCGGCTACCCTGCCTTCATGATAACGGACACAGCCTTTTACCGAAACCCAAACTACCACGGACCGGCAGATATGCCGGAAACCCTCGACTACAAAAAGATGGCAGACCTCGTTGCGGGGCTTTTTAAAGCCCTTATGCAGCTATGA